The segment ATTGCCTCAAAAAAGTTGCTGCTGGAAAAATCAGTCTGTAATTTAAATTATAGTTCTCATCTACTGCAAGCAGATATATATGATTCTCCACAGTTGAGCCTAGTGCCGAGAACCTGATGCTGATTTATGTAAAGTCtttggtttctgtttttaaGCTGTGAAGCATCTTTCTCCTACACTTAGCTGGATGTAGCAGAATAAGGACATTGTGTCAATGATGGTCATCACAATACTGGATGTTGCTACAGCATATGAATTCAGTGCATATCATAATGAATTATCTAATTTCATGCAGCAGAGCCAGGGACCTTACAGCTGTAGTCTTAGCTCAAGCAGAGAGGCAAACAGAAGAGCAATCTCAGCTCGCACAGTGACCCACATGTACACCTTGGCTGTGTGTTTACAAAACAGAAGCTTGAAATGCAAAGCTGTCAATATGAATTTGAAGACTATGATGTCATAAAAtaagttatcaagacaagcagCGAATATGTGGTGATTACCTCTAAGTGATCTCTACAAAACTCCAGACCGATGTCTCCCAGGacctttttgacatttttccttGCTTTCCGCAGACTGCCCAGGTTATTGACAGGGAGCTGGAACATTCTGCTGGCCTGGACggaaaagacacaaacagcatgctATCAGCAGGTGCAGGGTACAATCTGGACACATGTCTGGTGACAGAGCAAGTATTAGGAATTAACATTCCAGTTAAAAGGACCAAGTCTGTCAAAAGTCAAATTGTATTCAGTTTGGTTTCCTATGGCTTagctgagaggaaataaaaaaaataaataataactgcCATTACTTTTTCACAGCAGATACAGTACCCCAACATGGTAGGATGCGCACAGGTGTTTAGAATACAATTAGCACTGGCTTTGCACTGTTCCAGTGTCCCAGCAGGCCATAGCAGcatgacaaagagacagaatgaATACATGACtcctaaaataaaagcagctaaATGGAATTCAGCCATTTGTAATTACATCCATATTTACACCTGTGCTTTTCCTATTACACTATGTCCTATAATAAAACAGCCAAGTAGCAAAGCTTCACTGAGAGGTTAGCAGGCTGAACCTCcagaaaaacttaaaaaaacaaaaaaacaaaaaaacaaaccaacaaaatgGCATCGTGTACTGTTGACATTTTCAGCTTTAACAGTTCTTTGGAGAAGTTTTGTTAGTTTGTTCTATTCATGTGGAGACACAAGAAGATACACAACAGATTATTGGGGTTAGCTACCGAACGTTACCACGAGTATGAACTTAATTACACTGGTGTGCTAGATACAAAAAACATCAGTTTGACAGGGTACACATGTGCAACACTCATTCCACGTCAAGAGAGTTGGAAGCGTCTACATCATTTTTCTATACACTACTTCCTCTGGTTGCTGTGAGCCATCATTTGTTATTGTTGTCGTCACAAGGTCACTTTTTTGTCCACTACTGAATATGTGCTAGTGCTAGTTAAGCAACGGGAACTAtgacagggaaaaaaatcctACTCCTACATACTTATCTCTCAGAACAACCTATCCAGCAaggtttcagctgcagctcactcAGATTTGCTGTCTCAAATTTTGAATCCATGCAATTGGGTGCTTGGTTAACAGGTAGTACTGACCTGTTTTGGTCAGAAACCAATAATACATTGGTTTACATTGCCCAGGAATAATACTGTATTGAGTCCGTGTGGCAAATACAATAAATGGCagacagccacaaacacaaagtaaagAAATATGGAACAGCAAATGCATCACACTATTTTAACAGCATGCTGGCATTTTGGCAAATAATACTGACTGCAAAAAGTTCTAAACCAGCGTTTAATCTTTACTTTGTTTACATGCACTCTAATCCAGATTATGGTCATATTTTGACAGTATCCTAGTAGTATTCTGACCTAACCTTCTTCTGGAGGTTGCGATCATAGTGGCTGATAAGTCAAATTAAGGCACAACTGTACAAAAATGACCTAAAGATTACTTTTTGCCATATTCTTTGATTCAGATTGTGAAGTGGCTAGTGCAACAAATCCACTCAAATTAAACCTGCACGTGCAACagtaaggtcaaaggtcactgatgTGCAGTGACATAAAGGCAGCTCAGTGACAACAAACAGTACAGGCCCAAACAATTCCTGTGAACACCTCAGCTTATTTAACCTTCTagaaagcagagaggaggaggaggttccATCAACTGCTGGTCCACTGTTCAACGTGCTGTTTGTCTCACtgtcctgcctgcctgcctccaaTCTCTCTGTCTGACATCAAGATATGTGCGTGAGTGAAGTGAGTGAAAGACAGCACACCCCTGCCCACTTCCTCTCTCAATCTCCCTTCCCTGGTTCCTCTGTTACTTGTAGGTGGCGCTAGAGAGGACAAGCATTATATAAGCCTCCCtattttctgcctgccccctttTTTCTCCCTGCCTTTGCAATACCATCACAGAATGGCGCCTCCTATTGAGTCAGCAGCAGCCTCTACAATATGTCTGCAgtagagggagaggggaggggaggtgagGGAGGAGAGTAGAGGGAGGGATGTTggaagggaggaaggggagggacAGAAGGAGTGAGCGAGatcagggaagggggagggtgagtgtgagagaggatGAGGTGGTGGGGGAgcttggaggaagaggagggtgagagggaggtagaggagggagggaagggggagtGAGCGAGAGGAGACGGAGTGCGAggggagagagatgagaggaaagGGAGAGGACAGAAAGTGAGCGACGGaagtgaggagggggaggggaagaGATGGGATGGGGAGGCCGGACAGACAGGCTCAGAGAGAgacggggagggagggagggtgggtgAGGGAAGGCGGGGAAGAGGCTGAGGGGGGAGAAAGAAAATGGAAGAgggtgagagaaagaggggggtGTGAGGagtggagggggggagagagaaaacagccaAGGAGAGACTGAGTAGGAGGGAAGGGAGCgagaaaaggaagaggagaggaggaaaggaggctttgctctgctgtgctgtgggcTGCTGGCATAAAACAGGTTTCCCCCTTCTATGCTGGagtgaaggagaaaaaacaagAGGCCTTCAAACCTTCAACCACAGATGTCCTCACTCAGTTCTCCATCAGGGCATGATCACATATGTCCTGTTGACACTTCTCCTCCAATGTCTCACAATCCCCAGAAAAGTTCAAGGTGCTTAAAATGCAGAGAGGTTAGTTGTGTCACTAGGTTCAACACCTGTCTGCAGCCCTCTGGAAATAAAGGTGGAGAGCTGTTTGTGGGATGTGAATGGTCATGATCATAATCTGACACTTGTCCCAGGCATGTGACAGTCCTGTTcctgttcctcttcctcctggacCACAGAGGGGGGCATCACAAACCCGATGTCAGCTATCTGATCATGTTCTTCTTCTCACCTTTGAGGGTTTGGGTATTTAAAGGGGAAAAACTTGCATGGTTATGCTGGCAGCTGTACAGATTATAAAACACAGACTCTCTGTGTTAGTCTACACAATAATCAAGTATTACATTTACACGTTTCCAGTCTTTATCGTATTGATTTGGCTGATTAGGGCTTTAGCTGCGGACATAACCAGATCGGTGGGGTaatgtcagtgtcagtgaatcTAATCTCTGATCAACATCTGGCAGAATCCAGATCGATAGCTTTGGCAGGGTGCTGCTGCCACTGACAAAGAATGGGGGCACACCGCGctaagttagcatgctaagctagCCAACTCGTACCAACAACATGGGCTGTCCAACAACTAACGCCACAATTTCTGCCTTCAATTCCCCACAAAGCACAGTCGCATGCGTTTTATCCGAACTGTTTACAAGTAAACTTGAGGCTACGCCGACCCCCCACTCCCTTACAGATACATAATGTTAGCCATATCGACAGCCAAGTTACCTTAGCTGTAGTTCACCGCCACCCATCTCATCACCGCAGGTAGCCGCGGCTAACACCAAACTCTCTCGCCTTCAGGATAAATTACCAACATTATGACAGACAACTTTACCTGCTTTCACATCCAGTGCTCCCGCCTTAGTGTAATGTGTCACCTCAGGATGGTAGAGGCGACGTGCGGACACTCTCACTTGTCCAGATATCTTGGTAATAATCCTTTCAGGTGACAAGTCTCTTCGTGTGGGAGAAGCAACCACCCGGCGCTCGGTCTACCCTCCAAACCCGACTGTACCTCGCCGACAAGGGCTATCCTCTTCCCTGTGGTCGGCAAACAGGAGCTGAACGCCTCCGAGCTTCATTAGACAATTTAAACCTCCATTCCTTGGAGTGGTGAGGCTGGACACATGGGCGGGTGATGGGAACAACAGCCGGCGTACTTACTCTTTCACATAAATTGCCTGTTTATAATTGCCTGGCAGCCGATAATGCTTTGGCCATTCTCTTCTCTGACAGACAATACACATCCAGCCTAGAAACTGCCCTATCCAAAATGGCGCAAATAAAAGGGGCGGAAGTGACATCTACTTGATTAGCATAAATAATCTCATTGTGAGACCATCGCGAGCCCGACTCGTTGAAACTCTTGATTGGTCTGTCAATCAATTTGTCCAATTAAGCGAAAGTTTGTTAAGAAAACACGTTTCTAATCAATCAAAGCCTAGGGCGGGCCTTTTGGTTTCAGTGTCCTGCTCTGTGGGGTAAACAACCCGGCGGAGTAGTTGCGGGAACCAACCGACAGCGGGCGTCCTTCTGAAGTGGGCTTCTCTGAGTGTGGCGCATGCGCGGTCGGGTTACATCTAgcatccctcctcctcactgctcctGTCTTGTGGAGGGTCGGATGCACACAGTGCCTCAGCACTCAGCTGGAGTGGTACAAATGGTTGAACcaacagtaggtggcgctgtgctaTAAACTAGTAATAGTAGTAAAGTGACCGGGACTACTTTCCAGTGTGGTAACATAAAGTGCAGCCCTGCAGAACAGCCCTGTGTGTTAACTCTCAGTGGAGAGGTAAAAGCAATGGGAAAAGTTCTGCTTCAACCTGCGCCTTGTTCCAGCACCACAGACACTTCCTGTGCTCATCTTTGAATGGTcacatggatacacacacaagcCTTGGAAAACGTTTGATCAATATATATCAGTAAcaggaaaacagacaaacaatacaaaccatttattttattacaaacaGGAGTACTCGAACCAATCTGAACCTTGTTAATGCAGAGTTCAATCAGCTGTCCTGGATGGGAATGATGAGACAGCGTGCTTTGCTCCAAACAGAGTAAAAGTAGATGACAGGAATGTAAAGCACATCTAGACGGCTACTGACAGAAAATGATTTAATATTTACTGCTTACAGGCGGAGATGTCTCCCTTGTCATTTGCTGTCATGTCACTGTCTGACCATAGGGAAGTGGAGCTTTTATTCCTTGCTCATTACTATTCTGTTATAACTACTGCATGAAGGACAGTGACTGAGGGATGTCCAAGTGGACATCACAGATCATGTAGTGGCAAAGAGCGTGAGCAGGCCTTTCACGAATGAAATAATCTCATTCCCCCCTAGTTTGGACTCTCCGTAAACTCGATCCACGAAGGAAATGGGAACCTGGGAAAAGAATGGAGAACTGCTTTAAAATTCACACCCAAAAGCAAAACAAGACTTCAGATTTAGGACTTAAGATAAATGTTACTGCCAAATCTgatttgttaaaaataataataataaaaaatgtcaccATTCTTCCCCCAGTTTTCATCAGATCATTTCAACCAGTCCATGTTTGGTATGTTACTGATTTTCAGACCAGGTCTAATGTTATCTTGGAGTAGAACAAGCAGTTCCATTTGTTTATCTATTCTAATGAGTTTTTGATTATGACCTGGTTTTCTGGCATGAAAAGAATATAGCCCATCACACTTTTGATTTTTTAACTAACTATAATAACAATTAACTATAACAATGGCTTAACAAATGTGAAATAGTCGGTAGGATTCTTGTAAAAGTTGTCTAAGTTTCACAAGCCAAGTGTCTGAGACAAAAGAATGGAATGGAATTGCCCCAAGTTGGTTTATATAAGGTTCTACTATAATTttagtacagtacagtaagcAGCAAGGAAATGTCGTAAAATTGGAAAACAGAGGGTATAACGTGTGTCAGTGGTCTGTTCTGTGGTGAATGAGTCATGTGAAAATGCTAAGCAAGCGTCgctttgtttacagtctgtACATCCAGTACCATCTCTTCTAGTTTCCCttctttaaaaatgaatatattttactgccatctgctggtgtgGAGAGGTATTACCTCTCATTGAGGAACAGTGTGTTCATACTAGTTGGCCATCGGTCAACAGAAGCAATGTCAGACGAGGCCACAGTCAATAACCACAGTCTTTTGGCCACTGAGTGCGAGTACTGGAATTAATACAGTTCAGAACTAAGACTAAGACTTTAGTGTCAAAGTAATTCAGTGATTGTTGGAAGTACAATACACACCATGGACTTTTGAATAGTTTAACCCCTGTATGAATGGCTACAGTATGTTTTACTTGTGGTTTTCTTCACAGTAATAAAAAGTAATTTTAACGTCAACTGATCAACTATGACTTTTATGAACATCTTGATGTGTTTTTCTAAATTTCTttgtaaatatacaaatattaaAAGCAATCACATGTGTAAAATCAATCCTAAGTCATGTCAGTCCAAGTCATGTTTTTGTTGGAattataaattaaataataatgaattaaaatagtcttaattaaaaatgagaaaaacaataATACATGTGTGTCAGAGTTTACACTGTGGACCAAAAATGAATTCATTTTGAAATGACCACggtaaaaaaatgaaaccacaTGACCTCACCTCTCCGATGGTGTAGTTGAGCTGTCTGGCTCGGACAATCATCTCCATCTGAAAGACGTACCCTTTGGACACACACCGCTCAACCAGGCTCTCCAACACTTTTTTCTTGTACAATCTGATGAGGAAAGAAGTCTTAGAAACCACAGCTTTATGCAGCTAGAATCCAAAATGCCAACAACACATGATCTATAACTTGTACCACTGACCTGAAGCTCCCAGTGAGGTCAGATGCACCCGGTCTCAACAACACCTGAGTCAAAAAGTTGGCCCCTCgactaaggaaaaaaaaaaaatcaaaatcaaagcACAGTCTCTTGCTTGTTAGGCAAGGAGGTATTGAAGTGAAGAACTGCTGATTATCTGTTACCTGATAAGTTTCCTTCGCAGGTCCCAGCCGTATACTCCTCCATTCCCTTGGTACCGAGTACCAGACACCAAGTCATAATtgccttttttctgctttctgtcaAAGAAGACAAGACGATAATTTAAGAATACAAGCCCTGTTTCACAGAAACGTCATATATTTGTATTACAGTAAAATGTTTCACACTGTACATGCACAAACTAATAATCACAATGTAGGAAAAAGACATTTAGGGCCACTCACTCAATGAATTCTGGGATAAACTTGGgctaaaatgaaaaacaacaagttATATTACAAACAATCACAATATATCATGTTGTCCACAGTAAAGTGAGACTCATAGAATCTATTAATTTCATGTTTTAGGAATGGATTGgcacagaaaataaactttAGGTGTGTGTCTGGTTCCTGTGATGTTTGATCATCTGAGaagacaacacacatacacacacactccactcaCATGATGTGAAAGATCTGCATCCATTATGATGATGAAGTTCCCAGTAGCATGCTTCATGCCGTGGATGTAGGCAGTGCCTTGGAGAGGAAACATGAAGATGTGAAAACTTGTTGATATCATAAGCGATAAAAGCAGTTTTAACAAAATTCCCAACGTACCTAGGCCTAATTTTTTCGCTCTTGGTCGCAgtagctgtaaaacagaaaagcacCATTAGGTTACTGCATATTGTTAAAAATGTAGGCAGTATTACAaaacactgatttatttatcatttaatGGCTTCTTATGATTGTATTgcattatttagtttttttctgactATAACACATTCATGACataatgtttagtttttttgcTTACAATCTTTTCCTCTCCATAGATTTTCTGCAGTTGCTCTGCCACCTCCAGTGTCCCATCTGGGCTTCCGTCGTCAATGACAATAATCTCGTAGTTATATCCACTGGAAACAAAACTTAGTTTAGTCGATTTTtatctctaacacacacacacacacacacttgtatgagtatgtgtatgtgtaacggGTGCATTTAACACTACACTGCACTCACACTAATCACAAAGTCAAAATCACAAACTACTTAACGGGTTTCTAATTGTTACAGCTGTAACAGTACTCCCTAAAAACAAATGCCATAATATTCCAATCACCAACTCAGGCGACCGCCTCTGGTTTAGTGACAGctcatcactgattaacaagtgTTACATTAGCTAACACTAGCCGAGCAGCTTTTCTTGCTTGCCAGGAACTCACCTTTCACCGAAATATTTCACCAAAAGCCATACTATCAATGGCAGATTTTCTCTTTCGTTGTAGGTAGGCAACAACACGGAGTATTTGTCTCCATTATCTCGGTTTGGCTGTAAAGCTTTTCGGCTCGCCATGGCGACGTGCCTCTTACCGTACTTTTACTGCATCAAGTTGAAAAAGGTATCACACAACATCCGTTAGgatcttttcaaaataaagcaagaaAGACGAGTGTGAAAAGACAGTGCGTAGAAATACAGTAGTCCACTGCTATAATTTGTAGAATTTTGGATTTCTAATCTAAAATCAGGAAAGTAACTATAGCTCACACACTgctcaaaacaacaacactaaaCATTATTTGCAAATATAGCCAATAAATTATGTATTAAATCAAACTGgtacatgaaaaatgtaaacatatgaAACAATAGCACACTTAATCATTTCTTTCTCATTCTATTATTCTACTTTCTGCATTTGTTTGGAAATATACGTCGTTCGTTTTGCCGCGGCAAcgactttattttgaaaaataaactATTGTTACTACAAAACCGGAAGATGAACGTACACCTGAAACCGGCTGCTTGGTACTTCCGGATTGCTGGAAGTTTTCATTGTGTTCCTCAAAATAGA is part of the Parambassis ranga chromosome 7, fParRan2.1, whole genome shotgun sequence genome and harbors:
- the dpm1 gene encoding dolichol-phosphate mannosyltransferase subunit 1, giving the protein MASRKALQPNRDNGDKYSVLLPTYNERENLPLIVWLLVKYFGESGYNYEIIVIDDGSPDGTLEVAEQLQKIYGEEKILLRPRAKKLGLGTAYIHGMKHATGNFIIIMDADLSHHPKFIPEFIEKQKKGNYDLVSGTRYQGNGGVYGWDLRRKLISRGANFLTQVLLRPGASDLTGSFRLYKKKVLESLVERCVSKGYVFQMEMIVRARQLNYTIGEVPISFVDRVYGESKLGGNEIISFVKGLLTLFATT